ATCCTCACAACGCACTACCTCGACGAAGCCCAGCAACTCTCAGACAAAGTAGCAATCATGGACCACGGACGTATTGTCGCAAAGGGAACATCTGAGGAAATCATCAAGCAGCATGGTTCAGGTGAACGCTTAGAAATCAACGGAAACCAAAAACTAGCAGACTACATCAAAGAAAACACTGAACTACAAGTCACCTACGACAACATTAAAGGCAAAATCACAATACCCTTAACCAAAAAAATCGATGCCTTAGCCGCGTTGGCAGCAGCAGAGCAGTCAGGCTTAGACTGGGGACAAATCCAAACACTTCAAGACAGTTTAGATGACGTTTTTGTTAAACTGGTGCAAACCGTGGAGAACATGCACACACCAGAAAACGAGGAAACCGAAAATAATCAAGACAAAAAGCGGAGGCGCTAAAAATGGTCAGTGGAAAAAGAATTTGGGCGGACTTTAAAACTTACAGCAGAGGATACCTTAGAAACAAGTTCGGGTTATTCTTTGGCTTAATATTTCCAGTTATACTAATCGTGATTTTTGGGATGATTTTTTCTGGGAACAGTTCTGGAACAATCAATGTTTACGCTCAAAATCAAGATACTGGTCCGTTCCCAAACGGGGTTAACATAGGCGACGGTTTTCTATCTGCCCTAAACGAGTCCGGTACAATTAAAATCATAACAGTAGATGCCTCAGAGGATTTCTCAAAGTTCCTTAAAGAAAACTCAGCATCAGATGGAATACAAATACCAGAAGGTTTTTCCCAAAATTACATTATGGGACAACAGGTTAACATAACTGTGTACGGTAATCCAACAGCAAGTACAAGCGGCATCGTGACTGGAACAGTCAACGGAGTTTCCAACTACTTTAATTTGCAACGCTTCAACGGCACAAGTGTAATTGGGTTAACCCAAACAACCGTTAACACTGAGCAAACCAAATATGTTGACTTTCTAATACCCGGTTTAATTGGCTTCTCAATACTGGTTAACCCAATGTTTTCGCTTGTAGAAATTTCCTCACAATACAAGAAAAACAAACTTTTCAAACAATTATCATTGACCCCACTGACAAAGACGGAGTGGCTAATATCCAAAATAATGTGGTACATCGTCCTCTCCGCCGTGTCATTCGTATTGATGGTTACAGTGGGAGTATTAGCCTT
The window above is part of the Candidatus Bathyarchaeota archaeon genome. Proteins encoded here:
- a CDS encoding ABC transporter permease, with amino-acid sequence MVSGKRIWADFKTYSRGYLRNKFGLFFGLIFPVILIVIFGMIFSGNSSGTINVYAQNQDTGPFPNGVNIGDGFLSALNESGTIKIITVDASEDFSKFLKENSASDGIQIPEGFSQNYIMGQQVNITVYGNPTASTSGIVTGTVNGVSNYFNLQRFNGTSVIGLTQTTVNTEQTKYVDFLIPGLIGFSILVNPMFSLVEISSQYKKNKLFKQLSLTPLTKTEWLISKIMWYIVLSAVSFVLMVTVGVLAFDAHITLTLWLIPFMILGPMMFASLGMLVGTVTKNPETAGVIGNAVTFPMMFLSGTFFPLSMMPDYLQNFAHVLPLYYIVDGLNNVMVYSNIPGALLDIGVTLIIPAVIFAAAIKFFKWRED